The sequence below is a genomic window from Xiphophorus maculatus strain JP 163 A chromosome 18, X_maculatus-5.0-male, whole genome shotgun sequence.
AaatctactcaagtaaaagtacagatACATGAAAATTGTACTTGCGTACTTCCTACCACTGATTACATTTATATCTTAATGAAGCTGTTTTGATATTCAGATTTTACTCATAGGGAATAAATGTGATCTATATTACATCTTGGCAAAATGAGCTGGAGGTTGTCCTTTTGAAACCATGTTTtctcatggtttttttttaatgttctttttgaCTATTTGTTATCCAGAGTTActtaacatatatatatatatatatatatatatatatatatatatatatatatatatatatatatatatatatatatatataggctatATATATCCAGGACAGTGAAGTCAAGCTCATAATTtcctctgtaaaataaaaatggggcTAATTTCCAGTTTAAGTACAAACTACTAGGTAGATATCAGCCTTACGGCACCACTATTACATTCacagacaaaacattaaaaaaagaaaagtaagtaAGTAACAACAGATGGATTTATCAAACACTGTTGTCTCAGTAGCCAGGGAAAAGGTAGAAGCGCCTGGTTAGAGTGCATCTGTCTTTTGTTGgcatttgtctcattttttcaTCAGGAAAGTCTTCGAAGCGCTGCATGACCTGCAGGATAgaaacagacataaaaatgactctttccactgtttgtttgtttgtttttaggatTCAACGTTGTGCCatctgagaaacaaaaaaaatatatacttttctGAAAAGTTCGTCGATGTCGTCCTCATGGGAGCAGGTGTTGAAGACTTCAACAATGTACTGAATCAGGAAGGAGCCCGAATCCTCTCTTCTGTATGAGACGGTATctgtacaaacaaaaacaaacaaaaagaaaacgcaGTTTCCTTACATGCAGTTACTAATTTCTGATtgtgatctaaaaaaaaaaaaaaaacccaaacacgTGCATCTAGTTGATTTCAGACACAAACTGACCAGGCGTGCTTGACAGGAGGGAGATGAAGTCCTTCTCCTTGTGAACGTAGCGAATGGAGTCTGCAACAAGGCCGCCTGTAGGAGAGGCTGGTCGGTGCGACGCCTCGTCGGACATCACGCTGTCGCTGACGATGGTATGTCCTCCCGAATCTGCAGCAAACGAGCGATAATTACACCTGGATCTGAGTCAAGCCGCAGTCTCAAACTCAGGGTGAATGATGGCCACCTCCTCTGCAGGCCTGGATGATGATGACCTTGGGTTTGTCCATCAGTTCGGAGCATTTGTTTGGGCCGAGGTATTTGTAGATTGTGTCAATGGGGAATTCGTCTGGTTTGTCTATCTTGTGATCGACTCCGAGTACAAATCCCCGTTTTCCGTGAGACATGATCACCACGAACACGCTGTCGGTTTCTTTCAGTTTGGGGTGTCTTGTGAATTCAAGCAGAGCCTTGCCAATCTCCTGTTGGAAAACGAACGTCAGCCACTGTTTAATGAACTGGTAGGCCTACACTAGATGAGGTATCTTAGGTAGAACAGTCCTTATTTTCTGGTAtgcacaataaaaatgatttgtttttcatcctCGTAACTTTCTGTTCAATCGTGAGAAAGTGAGAGTCGTACCTGAAAGTGAACACCGTGATTTTAAACCGCAGCTGAATCAACCATCAAGTTGAGACAAGTGCAATAAGAGTTTCACCTGAAAGCACGGTACCGTTCAAAGAACCTGGGTTTTGACTGTGCAGCCATGCACATCAACAAAAGTTTAGCATTTCACatgaaatgtcttttaaaacagGCCTAGAAAAAGGTTTTGACTGAATAAGAGTTACAATTTAGGGCTTAAGTTACAATGCATCAcatttttcataacattttagCTGCTGAAATGTCACCGCTGCTTGATGCAAGGTTCACAATTTTGCTGCTTTGTATTTAGAAAGAATACctattgtaatatttttggtGCATTTTGAGATTTTCCGAATTAAGGAACAAACCAAAGATAACGTATCCTTGTAAGAAAGGTTTGCTTTacccagagttttttttaacctttatgtTTTGTAGCTTTCGCATTTGAAGCTTTTTATCAACGCAGCAGTTTAAATGCAAAGAAGGTTTGAAAACAGGAGCGTAAAATACCTTTGCTGTGAGGTCGTTGTGCTTCACCACCTCGTACTGCAGGGATCTGAGCAGATTCAACATGTTCTCCTCGTCTTTCTCGGCTCCCTTTCTGGTTAAGTTGTCGTCAGTAAAGTTTCTATTGGTGATCAAAAGGGCCACACGGCTTTTCAGAGACTTATCAGACACTTTGTAAATCTGTATAAACAAGAACCAATGCAAGAATGCgggattaaatacattttctgcaaacaacGATTTGACTTTTAATTGTACAATCGAGAGCTTGTCATTGAAAAATActccatttattatttatgtaatatttagaTGTTGATTGTAAAACTTTACATCTGGATCATTCATTTTTTTCGTCCTCTCAGAGTCAGACACGGGGATGAGTCTGTTTGACCAGGTTTTGTTTGTCGGAGAAGCTACAtctgaggaaaacaaacacaacatttgtCTTACTATGATGtcaaatgattgtttttatcCTTCATAACAATACAAGGCTCTCCTTGCAGTCGCACCCGGTTGATCCTGTGAATCAGGGAACAGCTCGGCGTGCAGCGCTTCATCTCTGGTTTTAATGTGGTCGATCAGCATCTTGCTGCCTCTGGTGCCCTTCTTCCTCACAATGTCGATGAGGCAGCGCGCCATGTCTGCTTTGTTGGTGTTGTCCTCAAGCACAGACTCCACCTCGCCATCGTTCAACAAACGATCCTCGAGAAGGTCGTCCAGGAGCTGCTTGAGTATCGGCTTTGACACCTTCTCCACAAATTTGCCGCGGACTTTGGAAAGTTCCTTATctgcaataaaatatacaataaaaaaaaaaaagaacagctcTGAAAATCCTGACAAggacatagaaaaaaaacaaaacaagcagtgAATAAATCCTAAATCCTGAAGCCTTACCTGCCATTGCTCAGAATGGAGGAGACGAATGCCCGGTCCTCTGAAAGCTAcggagaggtgtgtgtgtgtgcgtgcgtgtgtgtgtgtgttgaggaaCTGCTTATAAAAGCAGGGTGAGACAGATGTTTGAGCTGCGCACAGTTTCTTGGAAGCTCACTATTATACCAACAACATGCTCTGACTCGCTGAACATGTTCTGAAGATATGAACCCTGAGCGCTATAATGAACCCAGTTATGTAATCTGGTTAAATGATATTCccagaaagtaaagaaaaaacctGTAATAATCTTTGACGTGGTTAAAGATCTTTATAGAGCTACATGCATTCTAGGTTTTCACTTTCCTCTGATCACATGCACATCCCGCTAAAAGTCCTTTTTCACCATGAACACACAGATCAAATGTCATCATTGCCTGACAAACCAGTTTGCATTTCTCCCAGGCTTCATGTGCATCGCTTACACTTCCTGCAAaagacattttgcttttttcttacACTTTGCCACATTGCAGCTGTAAACTTTCATGtatcttattgggattttatgatgcaggccaacacaaagcagtgcataattgtCATTTTGAAGGAAAGGGATAGGTTTTtcaaatatatcaatatatattttattaacacTTCAAAACTTTGATCTTGAGTTTTACTTTACTCCAGGATTCgtcagttgttgcttttaatattcctgtcattttcttttaggTTTACAACttgctgcagttttgttttgttagtgtACGTAAAAGATATTGAACGCTAATGTGTACCtgctttttctgattttcatatgtttttttaaaaaagttgttaTTCCTTGCACTTTTCGATTCCTCGCTGTACTTTAAATCACATTAAGATACTTTGAGTTGTAAcgtgtcaaaatgtgaaacgtttacaaaaatatgcttttatttttgtgtataaACTTCCCgtgaaaaaaaccccccaaaaaacaaaaaataaatgcgACATATCAATATGCAAGgtcaaaaaaacaactaaaatgcTACAaggtatttgtgtgtgtgtgtgtattgaaAGCCGCTCCTGCAGCAGATCCTACAGAGGTGTAGGCCCCCTTTCTTATCAAAAATATCTCATGTTGCTGAGTTTTCTGGGCAGAAGctgacttttaaaacattattgacATATCCTCACCAGGAATGAGGTCAGAGTCATTCCTGAACGTTAgctaattcagttttttaaaactgtcaccatgtcgtgacagtacgGTGTGACACAGGTGGTCTGTGAAAAGATggagctgctccacctcctcccagtgcCACGGCTGAGGTCTGCAGAAATGCagggtcaaaaacaaccagtcagagacAGCAGAAAGGTCTTAATGCAGGAATGAGTTTTATGTATTCAGTATAAAACGATTACAACCAGTCAGACCAAAAAGATTTGCCGATAACTAAGAGGTATTCACAGATGTTGAGTGTTTGCATGTTGTTGCAGGTTCAGTCTGTAGACTGCAGAAAGAGATATCAGAAGTATTTGGTTTTGGAAAACTTCTGGATAATGTGCTCAGtgcttgtttttcagtttcattccTCCTTTTGCGAGGTTTTCAGTGCTGCTGGGTGAATATTTAGCCTGTCCTAACACGTGCAATTATACGCTTTCATATTTCCCCTGCAGCCAGCAGGATCTCAGCCTCTCGCTTCCCACATCTCACATGTTTACACTGGCAAATGACAGATGTGCTTTGTGGCTATCCGGGAACGCTGCAGCACACGAACTTCAttagaagaagagaagaagacacttttttttttttttgtctacatttGCAAAATTATAGTGAATAAATTACGTTTCACTAAAGCTTCCAGATTGCTTTGGGAGCTGTCAAAATGAAtcgagaatatttttttctgaccttCACTTCTTGCA
It includes:
- the LOC102220624 gene encoding caspase-1-like, which translates into the protein MADKELSKVRGKFVEKVSKPILKQLLDDLLEDRLLNDGEVESVLEDNTNKADMARCLIDIVRKKGTRGSKMLIDHIKTRDEALHAELFPDSQDQPDVASPTNKTWSNRLIPVSDSERTKKMNDPDIYKVSDKSLKSRVALLITNRNFTDDNLTRKGAEKDEENMLNLLRSLQYEVVKHNDLTAKEIGKALLEFTRHPKLKETDSVFVVIMSHGKRGFVLGVDHKIDKPDEFPIDTIYKYLGPNKCSELMDKPKVIIIQACRGDSGGHTIVSDSVMSDEASHRPASPTGGLVADSIRYVHKEKDFISLLSSTPDTVSYRREDSGSFLIQYIVEVFNTCSHEDDIDELFRKVMQRFEDFPDEKMRQMPTKDRCTLTRRFYLFPGY